One window of the Streptomyces asoensis genome contains the following:
- a CDS encoding UTP--glucose-1-phosphate uridylyltransferase, with product MSPTIRRAVIPAAGLGSRLLPLTKAIPKEMLPVGDKPVIEHTVRELVDSGITDITIVVSGGKSLIQDHFRPNPALVEQLRADGKTAYADAVEEVAELARKGHITYLDQHGPYGNGTPVLNAARSFGDEPVLVLWPDDVFVAETPRAQQLIRAYEQTGCPVLALLPMDPADSQRYGVPVVKEDLGDGTLRITGLVEKPDPARAPSSYAAIGGYVITPGIIDELREQTRRWYEHRTGEIYLTDAINAYARGRAVYGQVIQGRWYDTGNPADYLVAQLAHALAHPEYGPVLRGLVSGLDARGD from the coding sequence ATGTCCCCGACGATCCGCCGGGCCGTGATCCCCGCCGCCGGGCTGGGCTCCCGGCTGTTGCCCCTCACCAAGGCGATCCCCAAGGAGATGCTCCCGGTCGGCGACAAGCCGGTGATCGAGCACACCGTCCGCGAGCTGGTGGACTCCGGCATCACCGACATCACCATCGTCGTGTCCGGCGGCAAGAGCCTGATCCAGGACCACTTCCGCCCAAACCCGGCCCTCGTCGAGCAGCTCCGCGCCGACGGCAAGACGGCCTACGCGGACGCGGTCGAGGAGGTGGCGGAGCTGGCCCGCAAGGGTCACATCACCTATCTCGACCAGCACGGCCCGTACGGCAACGGCACCCCGGTGCTGAACGCCGCCCGGTCCTTCGGCGACGAGCCGGTCCTGGTCCTCTGGCCCGACGACGTCTTCGTCGCCGAGACCCCCCGCGCCCAGCAACTGATCCGCGCCTACGAGCAGACCGGCTGCCCGGTGCTGGCGCTGCTGCCGATGGACCCGGCCGACTCCCAGCGCTACGGCGTCCCCGTCGTCAAGGAAGACCTCGGCGACGGGACCCTGCGCATCACCGGCCTCGTCGAGAAACCCGACCCCGCGCGGGCACCGTCGTCGTACGCGGCCATCGGCGGCTATGTCATCACCCCCGGCATCATCGACGAACTGCGCGAGCAGACCCGCCGCTGGTACGAGCACCGGACCGGTGAGATCTACCTGACCGACGCCATCAACGCCTACGCCCGCGGCCGCGCGGTCTACGGCCAGGTCATCCAGGGCCGCTGGTACGACACCGGCAACCCGGCCGACTACCTCGTCGCCCAACTGGCCCACGCCCTGGCTCACCCCGAGTACGGACCCGTGCTGCGGGGGCTGGTCAGCGGCCTCGACGCCCGCGGCGACTGA
- a CDS encoding TetR family transcriptional regulator: MSPTTETLTAERILEATEEVLRRHGPAKATVVDVARALGVSHGSVYRHFRTKAALREAVTKRWLDRMSETLSVITADETRTPETRLRDWLAALFAAKRRKAGEDPELFATYMVLAGESGEAVGEHLADLTGQLTRIIEAGVASGDFATPHPRISAVAVFQATGRFHDPGYQRLWERPEAQKDFAALMDLLLRGLRGPA, translated from the coding sequence ATGTCACCGACCACCGAGACCCTGACCGCCGAGCGCATCCTCGAGGCGACCGAGGAGGTGCTGCGCCGCCACGGCCCGGCCAAGGCCACCGTGGTCGACGTGGCCCGCGCGCTCGGCGTCAGTCACGGCAGCGTCTACCGGCACTTCCGGACGAAGGCGGCGCTGCGCGAGGCGGTCACGAAGCGGTGGCTGGACCGTATGTCCGAGACCCTCTCCGTCATCACCGCCGACGAGACGCGCACCCCGGAGACCCGGCTGCGTGACTGGCTCGCGGCGCTCTTCGCTGCCAAACGCCGCAAGGCGGGCGAGGACCCCGAGCTGTTCGCCACGTACATGGTGCTGGCAGGGGAGAGCGGCGAGGCGGTCGGCGAGCACCTCGCCGACCTGACCGGCCAGCTGACCCGGATCATCGAGGCGGGAGTGGCGTCCGGCGACTTCGCGACCCCCCACCCGCGGATCTCCGCCGTCGCCGTCTTCCAGGCCACCGGCCGCTTCCACGACCCCGGCTACCAGCGGCTGTGGGAGCGGCCGGAGGCACAGAAGGACTTCGCGGCACTGATGGACCTGCTGCTGCGGGGACTGCGGGGTCCGGCCTGA
- a CDS encoding aldo/keto reductase has translation MTMRTRSLGTTGPQVSALGLGCMGMSALYGDADRTEGIATIHAALEAGVTLLDTGDFYGMGHNELLIGEALRSAPAARREQAQVSVKFGALRDPDGGWSGYDGRPQAVKNFAAYSLQRLGVDHIDVYRIARLDPDVPIEETVGAIAELVEKGYVRHIGLSEVGAETIRKAAATAPIADLQIEYALISRGIERSILPVTRELGISITAYGVLSRGLISGHFTADRKLAANDFRLYSPRFQGDNLQHNLNLVEALRKIAEQKGVSVAQIAIAWVLAQGEDIVPLIGARTRERLAESLGALDVVLEAADLAAIEDAVPADAAAGDRYSAAAMAHLDSER, from the coding sequence ATGACGATGCGAACCCGTTCCCTCGGCACCACCGGTCCCCAGGTCTCCGCCCTCGGTCTCGGCTGTATGGGTATGTCCGCGCTGTACGGCGACGCGGACCGGACCGAGGGGATCGCGACGATCCACGCCGCCCTCGAGGCCGGCGTGACGCTGCTGGACACCGGCGACTTCTACGGCATGGGCCACAACGAGCTGCTGATCGGCGAAGCGCTGCGCTCCGCACCCGCCGCCCGCCGCGAACAGGCGCAGGTGAGCGTGAAGTTCGGCGCCCTGCGCGACCCGGACGGCGGCTGGAGCGGCTACGACGGCCGTCCGCAGGCCGTGAAGAACTTCGCCGCCTACTCCCTCCAGCGCCTGGGCGTCGACCACATCGACGTCTACCGCATCGCCCGGCTCGACCCCGATGTACCGATCGAGGAGACGGTCGGCGCGATCGCCGAGCTGGTCGAGAAGGGCTACGTCCGGCACATCGGCCTCAGTGAGGTCGGCGCCGAGACCATTCGCAAGGCCGCCGCCACCGCGCCGATCGCCGACCTCCAGATCGAGTACGCGCTGATCTCGCGTGGCATCGAGAGGTCGATCCTGCCGGTCACGCGTGAGCTGGGGATCTCGATCACGGCGTACGGCGTGCTGTCGCGCGGGCTGATCTCCGGGCACTTCACGGCCGACCGCAAGCTCGCCGCGAACGACTTCCGGCTCTACTCGCCCCGCTTCCAGGGCGACAACCTCCAGCACAACCTGAACCTGGTGGAGGCTCTGCGGAAGATCGCCGAGCAGAAGGGCGTCTCCGTCGCGCAGATCGCGATCGCCTGGGTGCTGGCCCAGGGCGAGGACATCGTGCCGCTGATCGGCGCCCGGACCAGGGAGCGGCTGGCGGAGTCGCTGGGCGCGCTGGACGTCGTCCTGGAGGCCGCCGACCTCGCCGCGATCGAGGACGCCGTCCCGGCCGACGCGGCCGCCGGTGACCGCTACTCGGCCGCCGCGATGGCCCACCTCGACAGCGAGCGCTGA
- a CDS encoding endonuclease/exonuclease/phosphatase family protein, with protein MSIRIATFNMENLFRRPTAFRIEDPVQRKEILDDFATLVALLDRPLYTDDDKTKIADLIKKHRAYDVDPTDPPPIFVNQARPGKDSGLFKTTGSGKSTRVEVTAKGRFAWAGWAELGQDDFELDVVRNTGRVVSEVDADVLLTVEVEDRLTLERFNTQVLAGALGRRPYPYALLIDGNDPRGIDIGILSRHPITSVRSHLFETDPERPNRRLFSRDCPEFEIQLNGTPLVILGNHLKSKFQDDPELRLAQAKRVAEIYRDALERTPHVIVGGDLNDDPDSETAAALGATGLRDVMSHRSYSGLPGTHGDCKSERNKLDYLLLSPELWQEVQHVGLETRGIFANGIKSFDTVTSKADEASDHASLYVDVDL; from the coding sequence ATGAGCATCCGCATCGCCACCTTCAACATGGAGAACCTCTTCCGCCGACCCACGGCCTTCCGCATCGAGGATCCGGTGCAGCGCAAGGAGATCCTCGACGACTTCGCCACACTGGTCGCCCTCCTCGACCGGCCGCTGTACACGGACGACGACAAGACGAAGATCGCCGACCTCATCAAGAAGCACCGGGCGTACGACGTCGACCCGACGGACCCGCCGCCGATCTTCGTGAACCAGGCCCGGCCGGGCAAGGACTCGGGACTGTTCAAGACGACGGGGTCGGGAAAGAGCACCCGCGTCGAGGTCACCGCCAAGGGCCGTTTCGCGTGGGCCGGTTGGGCCGAACTGGGGCAGGACGACTTCGAGCTGGACGTGGTGCGCAACACCGGCCGCGTGGTCTCCGAGGTCGACGCCGACGTCCTGCTCACCGTGGAGGTCGAGGACCGCCTCACCCTGGAGCGCTTCAACACGCAGGTGCTCGCCGGGGCACTCGGCAGGCGGCCGTACCCCTACGCCCTGCTGATCGACGGCAACGACCCCCGGGGCATCGACATCGGGATCCTCAGCCGGCACCCGATCACGTCCGTCCGGTCCCACCTCTTCGAGACCGACCCGGAACGCCCCAACAGGCGCCTCTTCAGCCGCGACTGCCCCGAGTTCGAGATCCAGCTCAACGGCACACCGCTGGTGATCCTCGGCAACCACCTGAAGAGCAAGTTCCAGGACGATCCCGAGCTGCGGCTGGCCCAGGCGAAGCGGGTCGCGGAGATCTACCGGGACGCGCTGGAGCGCACCCCGCACGTCATCGTCGGCGGAGACCTCAACGACGACCCGGACAGCGAGACGGCGGCGGCACTGGGGGCCACCGGGCTGCGTGACGTGATGAGCCATCGCTCCTACAGCGGGCTGCCCGGCACCCACGGCGACTGCAAGAGCGAGCGGAACAAGCTCGACTACCTGCTGCTCTCACCGGAGTTGTGGCAGGAGGTGCAGCACGTCGGCCTGGAGACCCGTGGCATCTTCGCGAACGGCATCAAGTCCTTCGACACCGTGACCTCGAAGGCCGACGAGGCCTCCGACCACGCGTCCCTCTACGTGGACGTCGACCTGTAG
- a CDS encoding DUF397 domain-containing protein yields MRAIDLSSVTWRKSSYSNSDGGQCLEVSDDLLSAAAWRKSSYSNSDGGNCVEVADNVPSLVPVRDSKDPARGALVFGAEAWSRFVRVYRSTST; encoded by the coding sequence GTGCGAGCCATCGACCTGAGCAGCGTGACGTGGCGCAAGAGCAGCTACAGCAACTCGGATGGCGGCCAGTGCCTCGAGGTCTCCGACGACCTCCTCAGTGCCGCCGCCTGGCGCAAGAGCAGCTACAGCAACTCGGACGGCGGCAACTGCGTCGAGGTCGCCGACAACGTGCCCTCCCTCGTCCCCGTGCGGGACAGCAAGGATCCCGCACGAGGCGCGCTCGTCTTCGGGGCGGAGGCCTGGAGCCGCTTCGTCCGTGTCTACAGGTCGACGTCCACGTAG
- a CDS encoding helix-turn-helix domain-containing protein → MPSRRVITGRSQEPRRRFAEELRLLRTEKGDSLRQLEVVLGWNASTFGKMEGGQSLGSPEIVEALDQHYGTAPMLLTLWELAVADPSQFKEQYRRYMLLEAEAIGLWHYGVSRPPGMLHTAGYAREALAAGGLKGEELEQQVEARIGRRKVLEGVDAPPFRMILAEAVLRNSLRDPREWREQLECLLEAAERPNVTLHVLPFGTGLHSLDTTDIMFLRLVDGRTVAYTENDVRGELVDETSRVERLHRTYDAVRDLALNPAESRTFILRMLEELPCEPST, encoded by the coding sequence ATGCCGTCGAGGCGGGTGATCACGGGGCGCAGTCAGGAGCCTCGGCGGCGGTTCGCGGAGGAACTGCGCCTACTGCGGACCGAGAAGGGGGACAGCCTGCGGCAACTGGAGGTCGTGCTGGGCTGGAACGCGTCGACGTTCGGGAAGATGGAGGGCGGCCAGAGTCTGGGCAGCCCGGAGATCGTGGAGGCGCTGGACCAGCATTACGGCACGGCCCCGATGCTGCTCACGCTGTGGGAGCTTGCGGTGGCGGATCCGTCGCAGTTCAAGGAGCAGTATCGGCGGTACATGTTGCTGGAGGCCGAAGCGATCGGCCTGTGGCACTACGGCGTGAGCAGGCCGCCGGGGATGCTTCACACGGCCGGGTATGCGCGAGAAGCGCTCGCGGCGGGCGGGCTGAAGGGGGAGGAGCTCGAGCAGCAGGTCGAGGCCCGCATTGGGCGACGGAAGGTGCTGGAGGGGGTCGATGCACCCCCGTTCCGCATGATCCTTGCCGAGGCGGTGCTGCGTAATTCGCTGCGCGATCCCCGAGAGTGGCGGGAGCAGTTGGAGTGCCTGCTGGAGGCTGCGGAGCGCCCGAACGTCACCCTTCATGTGCTGCCGTTCGGCACGGGGCTGCACTCGCTGGACACCACCGACATAATGTTCCTGCGCCTTGTGGATGGCCGAACGGTGGCCTATACCGAGAACGACGTTCGAGGTGAACTGGTCGACGAAACAAGCAGGGTTGAGCGTCTGCACCGCACATATGATGCGGTACGTGACCTGGCGCTGAACCCTGCCGAGTCGCGGACGTTCATCTTGCGTATGTTGGAGGAATTGCCGTGCGAGCCATCGACCTGA
- a CDS encoding SGNH/GDSL hydrolase family protein has protein sequence MARFRTRLALLGSAAALTAGALAPAQLAGAQPAAAASYEWVALGDSYTAGVIPAAGEVFEVPRDGCERTDRSYPQVIDRDLGSLIELTNVSCGAATIEDITFNAQHPIGRHLPPFSEDPDYPFPPVPPQSEAVRSGTDVITVGVGGNTLGFADILFTCLQLGSGSGGVGTPCRDDLADNIPGRLAKVSGDYDDMLATLHERAPHAKIVTVGYPTVIPEDTSKCRYNDWEQFASITPGDLDWLRDDVLNPLNATIEKRAGEHGDAFVDLAPSTRNHSVCDAGRWVEGVFSTFPSEVAFVHPNAKGHKNAADHVSAAILNALGVN, from the coding sequence GTGGCAAGGTTCCGCACTCGACTGGCCCTGCTCGGTTCGGCCGCGGCTCTCACCGCCGGCGCCCTCGCTCCCGCCCAACTCGCCGGGGCGCAACCCGCCGCCGCGGCGTCCTACGAATGGGTCGCCCTGGGCGACTCCTACACCGCCGGTGTCATCCCGGCGGCCGGCGAGGTCTTCGAAGTCCCCCGGGACGGCTGCGAGCGCACCGACCGGTCCTACCCGCAGGTCATCGACCGTGACCTCGGCTCGCTGATCGAGCTGACCAACGTCAGTTGCGGCGCCGCCACCATCGAGGACATCACCTTCAACGCCCAGCATCCGATCGGCCGCCACCTGCCGCCCTTCTCCGAGGACCCGGACTACCCGTTCCCCCCGGTGCCTCCCCAGTCCGAGGCGGTGCGCTCCGGCACCGACGTGATCACGGTCGGCGTAGGGGGCAACACCCTCGGGTTCGCCGACATCCTCTTCACCTGTCTTCAGCTGGGCAGCGGCAGCGGTGGCGTGGGCACGCCGTGCCGGGACGACCTCGCCGACAACATCCCCGGCCGGCTCGCCAAGGTGAGCGGGGACTACGACGACATGCTCGCCACCCTGCACGAGCGCGCCCCGCACGCCAAGATCGTGACCGTCGGCTACCCCACCGTCATCCCGGAGGACACCTCCAAGTGCCGGTACAACGACTGGGAGCAGTTCGCCTCGATCACCCCGGGGGACCTGGACTGGCTGCGCGACGACGTCCTGAACCCGCTCAACGCGACCATCGAGAAGAGGGCCGGTGAGCACGGCGACGCGTTCGTCGACCTCGCCCCCTCCACCCGCAACCACAGCGTCTGCGACGCGGGCCGCTGGGTGGAGGGCGTGTTCAGCACCTTCCCGAGCGAGGTGGCCTTCGTGCACCCCAACGCCAAGGGCCACAAGAACGCCGCCGATCACGTCTCCGCGGCGATCCTCAACGCCTTGGGCGTGAACTGA
- a CDS encoding glycine--tRNA ligase, whose translation MAADKIDTIVSLSKRRGFVFPCSEIYGGQKAAWDYGPLGVELKENLKRQWWRYMVTSREDVVGIDSSVILAPEVWVASGHVATFSDPLTECTSCHKRFRADHLEEAYEAKHHRQPENGLADVNCPNCGNKGQFTEPKQFSGLLSTHLGPTQDTGSIAYLRPETAQGIFTNFAQVQTTSRRKPPFGIAQMGKSFRNEITPGNFIFRTREFEQMEMEFFVKPGEDETWQEYWMEQRWNWYTGLGLREENMRWYDHPKEKLSHYSKRTADIEYRFQFGGNEWGELEGVANRTDYDLSAHAKASGQDLSYFDQDAQERWTPYVIEPAAGVGRAMLAFLLDAYVEDEAPNAKGKMEKRTVLRLDHRLAPVKVAVLPLSRNPELSPKAKGLAAALRQNWNIEFDDAGAIGRRYRRQDEIGTPYCVTVDFDTLDDNAVTVRERDSMKQERVSLDQIESYLAGRLIGA comes from the coding sequence GTGGCCGCCGACAAGATCGACACCATCGTCAGCCTGAGCAAGCGCCGTGGCTTCGTATTCCCGTGCAGTGAGATCTACGGCGGTCAGAAGGCCGCCTGGGACTACGGACCGCTGGGTGTCGAGCTCAAGGAGAACCTGAAGCGCCAGTGGTGGCGCTACATGGTGACGTCGCGCGAGGACGTGGTCGGCATCGACTCGTCCGTCATCCTGGCCCCCGAGGTCTGGGTGGCCTCCGGCCACGTCGCCACTTTCTCCGACCCGCTGACCGAGTGCACCTCCTGCCACAAGCGGTTCCGCGCGGACCACCTGGAAGAGGCGTACGAGGCCAAGCACCACCGCCAGCCGGAGAACGGCCTGGCGGACGTGAACTGCCCCAACTGCGGTAACAAGGGCCAGTTCACCGAGCCCAAGCAGTTCTCGGGTCTGCTCTCCACCCACCTCGGCCCCACGCAGGACACCGGCTCCATCGCCTACCTGCGCCCCGAGACCGCCCAGGGCATCTTCACCAACTTCGCCCAGGTGCAGACCACTTCGCGCCGCAAGCCGCCGTTCGGCATCGCGCAGATGGGCAAGTCCTTCCGCAACGAGATCACGCCCGGCAACTTCATCTTCCGCACTCGCGAGTTCGAGCAGATGGAGATGGAGTTCTTCGTCAAGCCGGGCGAGGACGAGACGTGGCAGGAGTACTGGATGGAGCAGCGCTGGAACTGGTACACCGGCCTGGGCCTGCGCGAGGAGAACATGCGGTGGTACGACCACCCGAAGGAGAAGCTCTCCCACTACTCCAAGCGCACCGCTGACATCGAGTACCGCTTCCAGTTCGGCGGCAACGAGTGGGGCGAGTTGGAGGGTGTCGCCAACCGCACCGACTACGACCTCTCCGCCCACGCCAAGGCCTCCGGCCAGGACCTCTCCTACTTCGACCAGGATGCCCAGGAGCGCTGGACGCCGTACGTCATCGAGCCGGCCGCCGGTGTCGGCCGCGCGATGCTCGCGTTCCTGCTCGACGCGTACGTCGAGGACGAGGCGCCTAACGCCAAGGGCAAGATGGAGAAGCGCACGGTGCTGCGCCTCGACCACCGTCTGGCCCCGGTGAAGGTCGCGGTGCTCCCGCTGTCCCGCAACCCCGAGCTCTCCCCGAAGGCCAAGGGCCTCGCCGCCGCGCTGCGTCAGAACTGGAACATCGAGTTCGACGACGCCGGTGCCATCGGCCGCCGCTACCGCCGCCAGGACGAGATCGGCACGCCGTACTGCGTGACCGTCGACTTCGACACCCTGGACGACAACGCGGTCACCGTCCGCGAGCGTGACTCGATGAAGCAGGAGCGGGTGTCCCTCGACCAGATCGAGAGCTACCTCGCCGGCCGCCTGATCGGCGCGTAG
- a CDS encoding metal ABC transporter substrate-binding protein, which produces MNVRRRLISGTAIAAATALGLGTLSACSSDSAAATNTDKFDVVASFYPMAFLAEQIGGAHVNVSSLTEPGQEPHDLEISAQQTAALQKSDAVLYLKNLQPSVDDAVAQSEVKTKIDAASLTTLEKHGNEVGGHAAEHDDHENEELSGLDPHIWLDPVRYSQVAEGVGKAFEKADPDHAADYKANTAALVKKLDALNTQFKDGLANTKTKVFVTTHAAFGYLAERYGLTEEAINGLDPESEPSAARVKELEKMAKADGVTTVFYETLVSDKTAKTIASDANLETDVLDPIEGITKKSRGTDYFSVQEANLKALKTALGTK; this is translated from the coding sequence ATGAACGTACGACGACGACTCATATCCGGCACCGCGATCGCCGCGGCCACCGCCCTCGGCCTCGGCACCCTCTCCGCCTGCTCCTCCGACAGCGCGGCCGCGACCAACACGGACAAGTTCGACGTCGTCGCGTCGTTCTACCCGATGGCCTTCCTCGCCGAGCAGATAGGCGGGGCCCACGTGAACGTCAGCAGCCTCACCGAGCCCGGCCAGGAGCCGCACGACCTGGAGATCAGCGCCCAGCAGACCGCCGCGCTCCAGAAGTCCGACGCGGTGCTCTACCTCAAGAACCTCCAGCCCTCCGTCGACGACGCGGTGGCCCAGTCCGAGGTCAAGACCAAGATCGACGCAGCCTCCCTCACCACACTGGAGAAGCACGGCAACGAGGTCGGCGGCCACGCGGCCGAGCACGACGACCACGAGAACGAGGAGCTGTCCGGCCTCGACCCGCACATCTGGCTCGACCCGGTCCGCTACTCCCAGGTCGCCGAGGGCGTCGGCAAGGCCTTCGAGAAGGCCGACCCGGACCACGCGGCCGACTACAAGGCGAACACCGCGGCCCTCGTGAAGAAGCTCGACGCCTTGAACACACAGTTCAAGGACGGGCTGGCGAACACGAAGACCAAGGTCTTCGTCACCACGCACGCGGCCTTCGGCTACCTCGCCGAGCGCTACGGCCTGACCGAAGAGGCCATCAACGGCCTCGACCCCGAGTCGGAGCCCAGCGCCGCCCGCGTGAAGGAGCTTGAGAAGATGGCCAAGGCCGACGGCGTCACGACCGTGTTCTACGAGACGCTCGTCAGCGACAAGACCGCGAAGACCATCGCCTCCGACGCGAACCTCGAGACCGACGTCCTCGACCCGATCGAGGGCATCACGAAGAAGTCCCGGGGCACGGACTACTTCTCGGTCCAGGAAGCGAACCTGAAGGCGCTGAAGACAGCCCTGGGAACGAAGTGA
- a CDS encoding metal ABC transporter ATP-binding protein codes for MDASVTGAKAESVSSESVSSESVISLRGVRAELGSRPVLRGIDLTVRRGEVVALLGANGSGKSTAVRTVIGQVPVSAGEVELFGTPQRRFRDWARIGYVPQRTTAAGGVPATVTEVVSSGRLSRTRFGVFRKADREAVRHALDLVGMADRAKDNVDALSGGQHQRVLIARALAAEPELLIMDEPMAGVDLASQEVLARTLKDQVAAGTTVLLVLHELGPLEPLIDRAVVLRDGCVLHDGPPPQALGQHALPGHDHVHPHAPAGAEPIRTGLLS; via the coding sequence ATGGACGCGAGCGTCACCGGCGCGAAGGCCGAGTCCGTCTCATCGGAGTCCGTCTCTTCGGAGTCCGTCATCTCCCTGCGCGGTGTCCGCGCGGAGCTGGGCTCGCGCCCGGTCCTGCGGGGCATCGACCTCACCGTGCGGCGCGGTGAGGTCGTCGCCCTGCTCGGCGCGAACGGCTCGGGCAAGTCCACCGCCGTACGCACCGTGATCGGGCAGGTCCCGGTCAGCGCCGGGGAGGTCGAGCTGTTCGGCACGCCGCAGCGCCGGTTCCGGGACTGGGCGCGGATCGGCTACGTCCCGCAGCGCACGACGGCCGCCGGCGGGGTGCCGGCCACGGTGACGGAGGTCGTCTCCTCGGGCCGGCTCTCCCGCACCCGCTTCGGCGTCTTCCGCAAGGCCGACCGGGAGGCCGTGCGGCACGCCCTGGACCTCGTCGGCATGGCGGACCGGGCCAAGGACAACGTCGACGCCCTCTCCGGCGGCCAGCACCAGCGCGTACTCATCGCCCGCGCGCTGGCCGCCGAACCCGAACTGCTGATCATGGACGAGCCGATGGCGGGCGTCGACCTGGCCAGCCAGGAGGTCCTGGCGCGGACCCTGAAGGACCAGGTCGCGGCCGGTACGACGGTCCTGCTCGTGCTGCACGAACTGGGCCCCCTGGAGCCCCTGATCGACCGGGCGGTCGTCCTGCGCGACGGCTGCGTCCTGCACGACGGCCCACCCCCGCAGGCCCTCGGGCAGCACGCCCTGCCCGGCCACGACCACGTACACCCGCACGCACCCGCGGGCGCCGAACCGATCCGCACGGGACTGCTGAGCTGA
- a CDS encoding metal ABC transporter permease: protein MDFLNYAFMQRALLAAVLVGITAPAVGIYLVQRRQALMGDGIGHVAMTGVGLGFLLSWSPVWMATAVSVVGAVTMELIRWYGKTRGDIALAMLFYGGMAGGVMFINLAPGGSNANLTSYLFGSLSTVSESDVTAICLLAAFVVVVTLGLRRQLFAVSQDEEFARVTGLPVRALNLLTAITAAVTVTVAMRVVGLLLVSALMVVPVAAAQQLSRSFAATFAIAVAIGVTVTTGGTVTSYYQDVPPGATIVLLTIGAFIALSVLAAPLARRRARALAAAQPAGDPAECAIPATRAAGDEVGV, encoded by the coding sequence ATGGACTTCCTGAACTACGCCTTCATGCAGCGGGCGCTGCTGGCCGCCGTCCTGGTCGGCATCACGGCCCCCGCCGTCGGCATCTACCTCGTCCAGCGCCGCCAGGCCCTCATGGGCGACGGCATCGGCCATGTCGCGATGACCGGCGTCGGCCTGGGCTTCCTGCTGTCCTGGTCCCCGGTGTGGATGGCCACCGCCGTCTCGGTCGTGGGCGCGGTGACCATGGAACTGATCCGCTGGTATGGCAAAACCCGCGGCGACATCGCCCTCGCCATGCTCTTCTACGGCGGCATGGCCGGCGGCGTGATGTTCATCAACCTCGCGCCGGGCGGCTCGAACGCCAACCTGACGTCGTATCTGTTCGGATCGCTGTCGACCGTCTCCGAGTCGGACGTCACGGCGATCTGCCTGCTCGCGGCCTTCGTGGTCGTCGTCACCCTGGGCCTGCGCCGCCAGCTCTTCGCGGTCAGCCAGGACGAGGAGTTCGCCCGGGTGACCGGCCTGCCGGTCCGCGCGCTGAACCTGCTGACGGCGATCACGGCGGCGGTCACCGTGACGGTGGCGATGCGGGTGGTCGGCCTGCTGCTGGTGTCGGCCCTGATGGTGGTCCCGGTGGCCGCGGCCCAGCAGCTCAGCCGCAGCTTCGCCGCCACCTTCGCGATCGCGGTGGCGATCGGCGTGACGGTGACCACCGGCGGCACGGTGACCTCGTACTACCAGGACGTCCCGCCCGGTGCGACGATCGTGCTGCTGACCATCGGCGCGTTCATCGCGCTGAGCGTGCTGGCCGCTCCGCTGGCCCGCCGCCGCGCCCGCGCGCTGGCGGCGGCGCAACCCGCCGGCGACCCGGCGGAGTGTGCGATTCCGGCCACCCGGGCAGCGGGGGACGAGGTCGGCGTCTGA
- a CDS encoding Fur family transcriptional regulator, with protein sequence MTTAGPPVKGRSTRQRAAVAAALDEVDEFRSAQDLHDMLKHKGDSVGLTTVYRTLQSLADAGEVDVLRTSDGESVYRRCSTGEHHHHLVCRVCGKAVEVEGPAVEKWAEAIAAEHGYVNVAHTVEIFGTCSDCAGASGG encoded by the coding sequence GTGACAACCGCTGGACCGCCCGTGAAGGGCCGTTCCACCCGCCAGCGTGCCGCCGTGGCGGCGGCGCTCGACGAGGTCGACGAGTTCCGCAGCGCCCAGGATCTGCACGACATGCTCAAGCACAAGGGCGACTCGGTGGGCCTGACCACGGTCTACCGCACCCTCCAGTCCCTCGCCGACGCGGGCGAGGTCGACGTCCTGCGCACCTCCGACGGCGAGTCGGTGTACCGCCGGTGCTCCACCGGCGAGCACCACCACCACCTCGTCTGCCGCGTCTGCGGCAAGGCCGTGGAGGTGGAGGGCCCGGCGGTGGAGAAGTGGGCCGAGGCGATCGCCGCGGAACACGGCTACGTCAACGTGGCCCACACGGTCGAGATCTTCGGCACGTGTTCCGACTGCGCGGGTGCCTCCGGCGGCTGA